The following are encoded together in the Coriobacteriia bacterium genome:
- a CDS encoding sulfide/dihydroorotate dehydrogenase-like FAD/NAD-binding protein, which yields MFPIVHTRQLSDAVFEMGVTAPAIAAKARAGQFLILRVAEGGERIPLTFSDWSAEEGWIRFIFMRVGKTTHALSHLGAGDSLADVVGPLGVPTHVDGVGRVAVIGGGVGAAVAYPVARAMCDAGAEVTVILGARNADLLILEDEFRALPLKDLVITTDDGSAGRKDLVTAPLKELCAAGALDHAMAIGPAIMMKFCAATTREFAVPMTVSLNPIMVDGTGMCGACRVTVGGETKFGCVDGPDFDGHLVDFEELMSRQRVYNDLEREADAEYSRQCSCHS from the coding sequence ATGTTTCCCATCGTGCACACACGTCAGCTTTCCGATGCCGTTTTCGAGATGGGCGTGACTGCACCGGCAATCGCCGCCAAGGCGCGCGCGGGGCAGTTCCTCATCTTGCGCGTGGCCGAGGGCGGGGAGCGCATTCCGCTCACGTTCTCCGACTGGTCCGCCGAAGAAGGCTGGATCCGTTTCATCTTCATGCGCGTGGGCAAGACGACCCACGCACTCTCGCACCTGGGGGCGGGCGATTCGCTCGCCGACGTGGTGGGTCCGCTCGGCGTGCCGACGCACGTGGACGGCGTGGGGCGCGTTGCTGTCATCGGGGGCGGCGTGGGCGCCGCGGTGGCGTACCCGGTTGCCCGCGCGATGTGCGATGCCGGTGCCGAGGTCACGGTGATCCTGGGTGCGCGCAACGCTGATCTGCTCATTCTCGAGGACGAGTTCCGGGCACTGCCCCTGAAGGATCTCGTCATCACCACCGACGATGGCTCGGCGGGCCGCAAGGACCTCGTGACGGCGCCGCTCAAGGAGCTCTGCGCGGCAGGCGCACTCGATCACGCGATGGCGATAGGCCCGGCGATCATGATGAAGTTCTGCGCGGCCACCACACGCGAGTTCGCTGTGCCCATGACCGTCTCCCTCAACCCGATCATGGTCGACGGCACGGGCATGTGCGGCGCGTGCCGCGTCACGGTTGGTGGAGAGACGAAGTTCGGCTGCGTCGATGGTCCCGACTTCGACGGCCACCTCGTGGACTTCGAGGAGCTGATGAGCCGCCAGCGGGTCTACAACGATCTGGAGCGCGAAGCCGACGCCGAGTACTCAAGGCAGTGCTCATGCCACTCCTAG
- the gltA gene encoding NADPH-dependent glutamate synthase — protein MPERGPSERARDFKEVTLGYTEEMARGEAERCLQCKVPTCIEGCPVNIDIKSFIGRMIEGDYPAAVSVLKERNALPAVCGRVCPQEEQCEARCVLGKKGEAVAIGRLERWLGDYDLTCELDHRCVPEVGAPSGKRVAVVGSGPAGLACAGELRRFGHAVTVLESLHATGGVLTYGIPEFRLPKHIVQAEVGLLEEMGVEIRCNVVVGATYTLDELMTAEGYDAIFVGNGAGLPVFMNIAGENLNGVYSANEFLTRVNLMRAYEFPKADTPVMRGRKVAVVGGGNVAMDSARTAKRLGAEEVFLVYRRTEDEMPARKEEVHHAREEGVEFKMLCSPEEILGNEGWVTGLTATRMELGEPDASGRRAPVCVMDSSFVIDCDTVIMAIGTRANPLLTATTPDLEVTKRGYIVADENGATSKPGVFAGGDIVTGSATVILAMGAGKRAARAIDEWLSRDAE, from the coding sequence ATGCCCGAGCGCGGGCCCTCCGAGCGCGCACGCGACTTCAAGGAAGTCACGCTCGGCTACACCGAGGAGATGGCGCGCGGTGAGGCCGAGCGCTGCCTGCAGTGCAAGGTGCCGACGTGCATCGAGGGCTGCCCGGTCAACATCGACATCAAGTCGTTCATCGGCCGGATGATCGAGGGCGACTACCCCGCTGCGGTCTCCGTGCTCAAGGAGCGCAATGCGCTGCCTGCCGTCTGCGGGCGCGTGTGCCCCCAGGAGGAGCAGTGCGAGGCGCGCTGCGTGCTTGGCAAGAAGGGCGAGGCGGTGGCCATCGGCCGCCTGGAGCGCTGGCTTGGCGACTACGACCTCACCTGCGAGCTCGACCACCGCTGCGTCCCCGAGGTTGGGGCGCCGAGCGGCAAGCGCGTGGCGGTCGTGGGCTCCGGCCCCGCCGGGCTTGCGTGCGCCGGTGAGCTTCGACGCTTCGGGCACGCGGTCACCGTCCTCGAGTCTCTCCACGCCACCGGCGGCGTGCTCACCTACGGCATCCCCGAGTTCCGACTGCCCAAGCACATCGTGCAGGCTGAGGTGGGGTTGCTCGAGGAGATGGGCGTGGAGATCCGCTGCAATGTAGTCGTGGGTGCCACGTACACACTCGACGAGCTCATGACCGCCGAAGGGTACGATGCGATCTTCGTCGGCAACGGCGCTGGCCTGCCCGTCTTCATGAACATCGCGGGTGAGAACCTGAACGGCGTCTACTCGGCAAACGAGTTCCTCACGCGGGTGAACCTCATGCGCGCCTACGAGTTTCCGAAAGCCGACACGCCCGTCATGCGCGGCCGCAAGGTGGCCGTCGTGGGTGGCGGCAACGTGGCGATGGACTCGGCACGCACCGCCAAGCGCCTCGGCGCCGAGGAGGTCTTCCTCGTGTACCGGCGCACCGAGGATGAGATGCCGGCGCGCAAGGAAGAGGTCCACCATGCGCGCGAGGAGGGCGTGGAGTTCAAGATGCTGTGCTCTCCCGAGGAGATCCTCGGAAACGAGGGCTGGGTCACCGGCCTCACCGCCACGCGGATGGAGCTTGGCGAACCGGATGCGAGCGGACGCCGCGCGCCGGTCTGCGTGATGGACTCGTCGTTCGTCATCGACTGCGACACGGTGATCATGGCGATCGGCACGCGCGCGAACCCGCTGCTCACAGCCACGACGCCCGACCTCGAGGTCACGAAACGCGGCTACATCGTGGCCGACGAGAACGGCGCTACGTCGAAACCGGGCGTCTTCGCCGGCGGCGACATCGTCACGGGTTCAGCCACCGTGATCCTTGCGATGGGGGCTGGCAAGCGTGCCGCTCGCGCCATAGACGAATGGCTCTCGAGAGACGCCGAGTAG
- a CDS encoding LytTR family DNA-binding domain-containing protein, whose product MSDPIRVLVVDDDESIVDMIRMGLEAEGMKVTSASDGAEALDALHASPTDVVLLDIMMPRVDGWMALMEIRNDPATADIPVIMLTAKTQDLARILAFKQGVQQYVTKPFNLMEMVARIQSLMRGRPRAGAVTAAEGDFRKLAVRKGGRTVLLDLEEVVYISAKNKSTYVHTYENQYLVDLTLSELEERLSADAFRRLHRSYMINLNKVKEIVRAEGAYMVVVADRDETQVPVARRQVKSFREAVGI is encoded by the coding sequence GTGTCCGATCCCATCAGGGTGCTTGTGGTCGATGACGACGAGTCCATCGTCGATATGATCCGCATGGGGCTCGAGGCCGAGGGCATGAAGGTCACCTCGGCATCAGACGGCGCCGAGGCGCTCGATGCGCTCCACGCCAGCCCCACCGACGTCGTTCTGCTCGACATCATGATGCCGCGCGTGGACGGCTGGATGGCGCTCATGGAGATCCGCAACGATCCCGCGACCGCCGACATCCCCGTCATCATGCTGACCGCCAAGACGCAGGACCTCGCGCGCATCCTCGCGTTCAAGCAGGGCGTGCAGCAGTACGTGACCAAGCCGTTCAATCTCATGGAGATGGTAGCGCGGATCCAGAGCCTCATGCGCGGACGCCCGCGCGCCGGGGCTGTCACGGCCGCCGAAGGCGACTTCCGCAAACTCGCCGTGCGCAAGGGCGGCCGGACCGTGCTGCTCGATCTCGAAGAAGTCGTCTATATCTCGGCGAAGAACAAGTCCACGTACGTGCACACGTACGAGAACCAGTACCTGGTCGACCTCACGCTCTCGGAGCTGGAGGAGCGGCTTTCCGCCGACGCATTCCGGCGCCTTCACCGCAGTTACATGATCAACCTCAACAAGGTGAAGGAGATCGTCCGTGCCGAGGGGGCGTACATGGTGGTCGTGGCCGATCGCGACGAAACCCAGGTGCCCGTGGCGCGCCGCCAGGTGAAATCGTTCCGCGAGGCGGTGGGGATCTAG